AGGGTTTGTTCATTCTCTACGTGTAAGACCCCGTAGGATGTACGAAAAATACGATTTTTCTTTCCCCCTACACCCCCACATCCCTACACCCCTACACCCCTACACCCCTACACCCCTACACCCCCACACCCCTAGTTTTGGTAACAAGCAATGCCCTGGTTTGTGAAGATAGAAGAAGGCAAAGTTGAGAAGTCCACGTTTGATCAATACGTAAGCGCTCATCATGCTTACGTACAGGAATTAATTGCCAAAGGACACAAAGCGAAAACTGGCTACTGGGCGCAAAAAGGTGGCGGTATGATGCTGTTTGAGGCAGCCTCAATGGATGAAGCACAAAATATCGTAGCTCTTGATCCATTGATACAAAACGATTGTGTTAATTATCAGCTTTACGAGTGGAAAATTGTAGTGGAATAACACACACAAAGCGAAAAATTAATGCTATGGTGTTTAAAGACTCGGATCTACGCGGCTGTAACGCCCAAATCTTGTCAGGACCGGAAGGTAGCAGCAACACGGGATGCTTATAGTAGGCGTAGTCTCCGGGTCGCCCCATTTTAGGAGCAAAAAAGCAGCAATGCCAGGTTTTGGAGATGTTGTAAAAAAAGCTTTTTACCTTGGTGTCGGGTTGGCTTCTTATGCGGGAGAGAAAGCAGGAGGGACAATAACCGAACTGCGATCGCAAGTCCAAAAGCTAGCAGATGAAATGGTTGCGCGGGGCGAAATGACAACAGACGAAGCCCGCCGGTTTGTAGAAGATATGATGAAGCAAGCCCAAAGCGTACCCGCATCTGATACAACAGCTGCTAAAACGTCTCCCTCTGAACCACGTCGGATTGAGATTTTAGAAGAAGACGAGGAGCCAACTACTGTAAAAGTAACTCAACCAACTGAGAATGTTGATAAGCTACGCGACCAAGTCAGACAAATGCAGGAAGAACTGCGTAGGTTACAACGCGATAAGTAGTTGTCAGGCTGGCAGAGGTGCTTGAGCATGAGACTGAAAATTTTCTTTATAATGTAAAAT
This portion of the Brasilonema sennae CENA114 genome encodes:
- a CDS encoding phasin family protein encodes the protein MPGFGDVVKKAFYLGVGLASYAGEKAGGTITELRSQVQKLADEMVARGEMTTDEARRFVEDMMKQAQSVPASDTTAAKTSPSEPRRIEILEEDEEPTTVKVTQPTENVDKLRDQVRQMQEELRRLQRDK
- a CDS encoding YciI family protein; amino-acid sequence: MPWFVKIEEGKVEKSTFDQYVSAHHAYVQELIAKGHKAKTGYWAQKGGGMMLFEAASMDEAQNIVALDPLIQNDCVNYQLYEWKIVVE